The sequence below is a genomic window from Sulfuracidifex metallicus DSM 6482 = JCM 9184.
ACGTATTTGGCTGGAAAATGGGTTTCGGGTTCAGATCCGGAAGGATTAAAGGTAGTCTCCCCGATAGATTTGTCTGTAATTGCAAAAGCGCCTAAGCTTTCCCTTCAGGAAGTAAAGGATGCAATAGAAGTGAACTTCGAAAAGGGAAGATGGGACATAAGGAACATGCCGGGCGAGAAGAGACTTAAGGTATACCATAGGGTTGCTGATCTAATAGAAAAGACCAGGGAGGATTTCGTGGAAGTTCTCATGTTAAATAATGGCAAAATTAGGGCTGCAGCTAATGGTGAGGTAGATGCCGCAATAGAGAGGCTAATCAGGGCAGACTTAGACGCCAAGAAAATATATGGAGACTTCGTTCCAGGGGATTGGAGCAGTGAAAGTCTAGAAACTGAGGCAATAGTTACCCGTGAACCCCTTGGTTTAGTCCTAGCCATAGTTCCTTTTAATTACCCATTATTTGACACAGTTAATAAAATAGTGTACTCTACCGTGATAGGAAATGCAGTTATGGTGAAACCGCCGTCTTCTACACCTTTGCCTCTAATCATGTTAGCTAGACTATTTGAAATTGCAGGTTTACCTCCAACTTCGCTATCGATAATAACCCTTCCAGGATCGGAGATGGACGAGATAGTCAAGGACAAGAGATTTCAGGTAATCTCTTTGACTGGAAGCACTGAGACAGGAGAACACGTGATAAAGGTAGGGGGTATTAGACAATATCTCATGGAACTTGGTGGAGGAGACCCCGTAATAGTGCTGAAGGATGCTACATTTCCTCTTACGCCGCAGAGGATCGTGACGGGAATAACAAGTTATACTGGACAAAGATGCGATTCTGTGAAATTAATCTTCGCAGAGGAAGAGATTTATGATAAGCTAAAACATGACATAATCGAGGAAATGAAGAAGGTAAAGGTTGGAGATCCAAGGGAGGAAGGAATAAATGCAGGTCCCATCATAGACAAGAAAACTGCTGAAGAGTGGGAGAACGCAATACAGGATGCAATCAAGAAAGGAGGCAAGCAACTAGTGGGCGGAAAGAGAGTTGGTGCTACATATATAGAGCCAGCACTGATAGAAGTGGATAAGGAAAAATTAAAGGACCTATACCTTTTCAACAAGGAGGTATTTGCGTCTGTAGCTCTCCTAGTAAAGGTAAAGGATGCAAACGAGGCTATCCAATTGGCTAACTCCAGGAGATATGGATTAGATGCGTCGATATTTGGAAATGATATAAATAGAATTAGAGAATTAATAAGAAAGCTTGAGGTAGGCGCGGTTTACGTCAACGATGCACCGAAACATGGAATTGGATATTTCCCCTTCGGAGGAAGGAAGGACTCTGGAGTTGGAAGGGAAGGAATAGGCTATACAATAGAATATGTAACAGCTATGAAGACAATTGTCTACAACTACAAGGGAAGAAACGTGTGGAAATACATGTAAAACAAGGTTTTTCTCCTCTAAAATATTTAAACCTTTTATAAATAGGTATAATTTATTAACTATACTAATATAGTTAGATTATGAATCAAAGTGAAAAAAATAAGATAATAGATCTGAGAGGCGAACCGTGTCCAGAACCACAAATAGAGGTAATAAAGAGGCTAAATTCAATGAGAGTTGGAGAGACCCTTGAAATAGTTAGTGATTCTGAACCAACCGATTTCGGAATTCCCTCAATTTGCGAGTCTAGAGGTTATCCGTGTAAAATAGAGAAAAATGGTAACTCTTATAGAATAATGATAACAAAATCAAAATGATAATTAAGACTTTTTTTTAAAAAAAATTGAAGAAGTAAAACTAAAAACGTATACCTTTTATAAATAGGTATAAAATTATATACATAAATATGGAATTATCTATAATAAAATTAATTATATTAAATTAAATACAGTTACTGTGCCAAGATTCGGTTTCATGTGATTCATATCTCATCTACATCTTTTATTTTAATTAAGTTGAAACTTTCACTGGGTCTTATCCTATGAAATGAACATAAACGCTTAAGACGTGCTCTAGTAATGTATTTGATAAACTAATACTCGAAATAAAGATAAGTTTTTTAACTTATGTACGTTAATTAACTTAGAGGAGAAATGCTAGAGAACGTGAAAGGAGTCTTGGGCGTCTACCAAGTGAAGGGTAAATCCCTTGTAAAGTTGTGGGGAGACGACTTGAGAATAGACAAGGAAAAGTTAGTTTCCTATCTCCTTGAAAATATGGAGATAGGTTATTCTCAAGCTCCAAAGCTCAAAATGGGATCTTTCCTTGGTTACGCCATGATAGTCGATGATACTGGGATTGTATTCCTTAATAATTATTTAATTATAACTGATCCCAAAAAGGTAAATTGGGATCACGTTATTCCTTATATGATGAAGGAGGTGACAAGAGCATGAAAGGAAAGGAAATATTAGGAGAATTGAACATAAACCAAAGTGGAAAAGTAATAGGACATGCTGGAGACATCGAAAACCCGGAGGAGATAGGCGAAATAATATCATATAACTTAAAGAAAGGAATGGAGGAGGCTAAAGACCTTGGTTTCTCTTCAATTCATGGATTTGCAATGATAGGAAGCGAGAGAAGCCTAGCCTTCATGAAAGGAAAGGCCTTAATATTGGACACAAAACAAACCAGTTGGCAGGACATATTCCTTGGATATGTATTCTCTAAGTGGATCCTTATTCTAGGAATAGTGGTTACTATACTAGCGTTGGGAATTATGGCAACGGGAGTCTTCACTAACATTTTCACATGGTTCTCTTTAAATTCCAGACTATACTTTTCAATTGCTGCTCTGATAGTAGGCATCAGTTTGATCTTCATGTCTAAAAGTGAGCTAAGCTATAGGTTATAAACTTTTTTTAAAAAAAGAAAGTAATTTTTCTTTGGTTGCTTAGTTTTGCATAAATAATAAAATATAACCTTTTAATCTATTAATTTACTCCTTACGTAATTTTATGATCTATTTTAATTTCTAAGTTTAGTGAGTTATTTTTTACTGTACTCTCACGCATTTAAAAATCTTGATGAAAAGGTGGAAAACAACTATGAGAGAAACAATGGATAAAGCTTTAATTTGATTAAGAAGATTTCCATCAGAATGATGAGAGCGACCGTAAATGAAGGATGAGATTATTCCTTTAAGCTGACGTGAAAGCTAAAATCGAAACTAAAATAAAATATAGAGATAACAACATCAATCCCTCTATTCTACCTAGCTTTCTATCCTTAATGAGCCATGTAGTGATTATGGTTACTAATATCACGGCTGCGAACTCTGTTCTGTCGCTTGCAAGTGCAACTCCACCGTATGAAAAAATCCCTATGATTCCTATCAACACGGACATGTTTTCTATTTTACTCCCTACAAAGCTCATTACTGCAGTAGTCACATTTTCTGGCGATTTCATGATAAGCCTTATAGCTGAAACCTTTTCTTCTAATTCTCCAGCTATAGGCATAAGTATAAGGGAAACTAAAATAGGAGGAAAACCAACGTAAAGCGAAAGGTTCTGAATGGCTGAAACGAAATAATCCGAAATAAATACCAACGGTATTCCTCCAGCTAAGAGATAGGCTATACCCTTTTTCATATTGCCTTCCTTTTCATGTTGTTCCAGTGATGAAAAGTGCCTATACCTAGATGTCACATAATAAATGTAAGGCATTAATGATATTACACCAGTTACCAAATTAAGTTCCCCTATAATAGTAATAATTGAAAGAACTATTAACGATATTATTAAGGCCTTAAGTTCTAAGGTGAAATCCCTATCGAGTTTTACCGTGCTAGTTTTATACTTTAGAGAATAAGAAAGAGAGACAATTCCCATCCCCACCGTAAAGAGGATCATGTTTCCGCCAATTGCAGATCCAAGAGCAACTTGATAAAATCCGTCTAGTATTGCTACAATTACGAAAACGGTTTCAGGAAACGCTGTCATCAGGCCCAAGATTACTCCTCCCGCCATTCCCTTATCTAACCTCCTCTCTAGTTCTTCAGTTCCTAAAGCCAGAAGTTCGGAACAAAGGCCAGTCAAAATCATTAGAACTGCGGTTTCAAGGACTAACGAATAAACGTTCACTAATTCCTCTTAAGTTCGCGATCCCTTTAAGCTTTAATCTGAAGGCATTTCCCGTTCTATGTGCTTCTTTTAGGCTTACCTTCTTTACTGGTTTTTTCTCTCTGTTCTAGACTTCCGTAACTTATTCTAAAATTCTTGGGAATCTTTGGCTTCATCGAATCAAAATTTAACTTAAGTGCTATAGCAGTTAACGGAGGCAATAATACATATGCGAGGAAAAGTGCGGTATCACCTATCGGACTGAAGAATACGATATTTGCAGCAGGTATCGCTTCAGCTAAAAGAATTGGTATTGATATACAACAACTTCCTCCACCTATAACGCCGAAAAGTGGAGCGAGTATTATAACCTTGGTCCTTTTAAGCATGCTGGAGTATTGTAATACCTTTAAGATGTTAGCTGTAACTAAGGTAGCTATAACTAGACCCATGGATAATGCATAAAATGATAATTCAAAGTAATAGTTAGGTGGAAATCCTCCCACAATTGCGGGATTGAGTATTATATTGTAAAATAGCGTGAGAGGAGAGGAAGGATAGAACGGAGAGTATGTCATTGCAATGAATGGAGAAGAAACATGAAACAATACACCATAAATACCTGTGAGAAGTTTCTCAAGCGCTATACTATAAACGAAGTAATGCAAGGCTAAGTATCCTGTGAAGATAGACAAAGTTAGTGTTGATATCTTGGACCTTATCAAGGAGACCTCAGGTTTCAGAAACTTAAAGGTTAATACCAGTAATGATGACCAGAATATCAAGTTTCCAACGATAACATAAGCGAAATAGCTTGGAGAGTCTGGTGTTATCCAGAGGATTAACATCCC
It includes:
- the gapN gene encoding NADP-dependent glyceraldehyde-3-phosphate dehydrogenase, which gives rise to MKKTELNLTSAEFQSIFEKREVPTFKTYLAGKWVSGSDPEGLKVVSPIDLSVIAKAPKLSLQEVKDAIEVNFEKGRWDIRNMPGEKRLKVYHRVADLIEKTREDFVEVLMLNNGKIRAAANGEVDAAIERLIRADLDAKKIYGDFVPGDWSSESLETEAIVTREPLGLVLAIVPFNYPLFDTVNKIVYSTVIGNAVMVKPPSSTPLPLIMLARLFEIAGLPPTSLSIITLPGSEMDEIVKDKRFQVISLTGSTETGEHVIKVGGIRQYLMELGGGDPVIVLKDATFPLTPQRIVTGITSYTGQRCDSVKLIFAEEEIYDKLKHDIIEEMKKVKVGDPREEGINAGPIIDKKTAEEWENAIQDAIKKGGKQLVGGKRVGATYIEPALIEVDKEKLKDLYLFNKEVFASVALLVKVKDANEAIQLANSRRYGLDASIFGNDINRIRELIRKLEVGAVYVNDAPKHGIGYFPFGGRKDSGVGREGIGYTIEYVTAMKTIVYNYKGRNVWKYM
- a CDS encoding sulfurtransferase TusA family protein; its protein translation is MNQSEKNKIIDLRGEPCPEPQIEVIKRLNSMRVGETLEIVSDSEPTDFGIPSICESRGYPCKIEKNGNSYRIMITKSK
- a CDS encoding sodium:calcium antiporter, which gives rise to MNVYSLVLETAVLMILTGLCSELLALGTEELERRLDKGMAGGVILGLMTAFPETVFVIVAILDGFYQVALGSAIGGNMILFTVGMGIVSLSYSLKYKTSTVKLDRDFTLELKALIISLIVLSIITIIGELNLVTGVISLMPYIYYVTSRYRHFSSLEQHEKEGNMKKGIAYLLAGGIPLVFISDYFVSAIQNLSLYVGFPPILVSLILMPIAGELEEKVSAIRLIMKSPENVTTAVMSFVGSKIENMSVLIGIIGIFSYGGVALASDRTEFAAVILVTIITTWLIKDRKLGRIEGLMLLSLYFILVSILAFTSA